Proteins encoded within one genomic window of Tabrizicola piscis:
- a CDS encoding SUF system Fe-S cluster assembly protein, which translates to MQDQIEGTALIKPSTTDHPLYPQIVEACRSVFDPEIPVNIFDLGLVYTIEIGEESQVDITMTLTAPGCPVAGEMPGWVADAVEPLPGVKQVDVHMTFDPPWGMDMMSDEAKLELGFM; encoded by the coding sequence ATGCAGGACCAGATCGAGGGCACAGCGCTGATCAAGCCCTCAACCACCGACCATCCGCTTTACCCCCAAATCGTTGAGGCGTGCCGGTCGGTGTTCGACCCGGAAATCCCGGTCAACATCTTCGACCTCGGGCTGGTCTACACGATCGAGATCGGGGAGGAGAGCCAGGTTGACATCACCATGACCCTGACCGCCCCGGGCTGCCCCGTCGCCGGTGAAATGCCGGGTTGGGTGGCAGATGCGGTGGAACCCCTGCCCGGGGTGAAGCAGGTTGATGTCCACATGACCTTTGACCCGCCCTGGGGCATGGACATGATGTCGGATGAAGCCAAGCTTGAACTGGGCTTCATGTAG
- the cobA gene encoding uroporphyrinogen-III C-methyltransferase, protein MFSLPSHPVLFVGAGPGSADHLTLGALRAITQADVVIHDRLVGPEVLDLIPPPARRIDVGKEGFGPSTPQATINATLVAEALTGARVVRLKGGDCGIFGRLDEEIEALEAAGIGFTILPGLTSATVAAARIGQSLTRRGRNASLRIITGHDMAGFADQDWRGLARKGEVAAIYMGKKSARYIQGRLMMHGAAPDTAVTVVENVSRDDERILPATLATLPDAVARVAGPAVILFGLAPRKAAAALSLRKEAHA, encoded by the coding sequence ATGTTCAGCCTTCCTTCCCATCCTGTCCTTTTCGTCGGTGCCGGTCCCGGTTCGGCTGATCATCTGACCTTGGGCGCCTTGCGTGCGATCACGCAGGCCGACGTGGTGATCCATGACCGTCTGGTCGGGCCCGAGGTGCTGGACCTGATTCCGCCCCCTGCCCGGCGGATCGATGTCGGCAAAGAAGGGTTCGGCCCGTCGACCCCGCAAGCCACAATCAACGCCACCCTTGTGGCCGAGGCCCTGACCGGCGCGCGGGTTGTCCGTCTGAAGGGCGGCGACTGTGGCATCTTCGGGCGGCTGGATGAAGAGATCGAGGCTTTGGAGGCGGCCGGAATCGGCTTCACCATTCTCCCCGGTCTGACCTCGGCCACAGTGGCCGCTGCGCGCATCGGGCAATCGCTGACCCGCCGGGGCCGCAACGCCAGCCTGCGGATCATTACCGGGCATGACATGGCCGGCTTTGCCGATCAGGACTGGCGCGGTCTGGCCCGCAAGGGCGAGGTGGCCGCCATCTACATGGGCAAGAAATCCGCCCGCTATATCCAAGGCCGGCTGATGATGCATGGCGCGGCCCCCGACACTGCCGTGACCGTGGTGGAAAACGTCAGCCGCGATGATGAACGGATCCTGCCGGCCACCCTTGCAACCCTGCCTGACGCCGTGGCAAGGGTCGCGGGCCCCGCCGTCATCCTGTTCGGCCTCGCCCCACGCAAAGCCGCCGCCGCCCTGTCCCTCCGCAAGGAAGCCCACGCATGA
- a CDS encoding cytochrome P450 yields the protein MQKLQQSPKDPGFVQNPYPFYERARSGGPFFHWQDYDLVCTGNAAAVNAIFRDRRFGREPVDPLPIPAHLAPFYAVEAHSMLELEPPRHTRLRNLVLRAFTSRRIAGLGPDITALATELADALPPGRCDLLQAFAQPLPVRIIARLLGVPEDMAPDLLRWSNAMVGMYMAGRTRDMEDRAIAATEAFVAFLRSYVEERRAQPADDLITQLIAAEMDGDALSTDELISTCILLLNAGHEATVHTIGNGVKTLLETRTQASALGPDAVAGTVEEILRFDPALHMFTRYCYAEVEVMGQTFQRGDRVGLLLAAANRDPGAWDRPAQFLPGRPTRPNVSFGAGLHFCVGAPLARLELQIALPILFARHPSLQLAAPPQYGDVYHFHGLKELLVTTGSD from the coding sequence ATGCAGAAGCTGCAGCAATCGCCCAAGGACCCGGGCTTCGTCCAGAACCCCTACCCGTTCTACGAACGCGCGCGTTCCGGTGGCCCGTTCTTTCACTGGCAGGACTATGATCTGGTCTGTACCGGCAATGCGGCCGCCGTGAATGCCATCTTCCGCGACCGTCGCTTTGGCCGCGAGCCTGTGGATCCATTGCCGATTCCCGCGCATCTTGCGCCCTTCTACGCCGTCGAAGCCCATTCCATGCTGGAACTGGAGCCGCCGCGCCACACAAGGCTGCGCAATCTGGTGCTGCGGGCCTTCACCTCACGCCGGATTGCCGGGCTTGGGCCCGACATCACGGCGCTTGCAACCGAGTTGGCCGATGCGCTGCCACCAGGACGGTGCGACCTGCTGCAGGCCTTTGCCCAGCCCTTGCCCGTGCGCATCATCGCCCGGCTTCTGGGGGTGCCCGAGGACATGGCGCCTGACCTGCTGCGCTGGTCCAACGCCATGGTCGGCATGTATATGGCCGGCCGGACCCGCGACATGGAAGACCGGGCCATTGCCGCCACCGAAGCCTTCGTGGCCTTCCTCCGCTCCTATGTCGAGGAGCGGCGGGCGCAGCCGGCCGATGACCTGATCACCCAGTTGATCGCCGCCGAGATGGACGGCGACGCCCTGTCCACCGACGAGCTGATCTCGACCTGCATCCTGCTGCTGAACGCAGGGCATGAGGCAACGGTGCACACGATCGGCAATGGCGTGAAGACGCTGCTGGAGACCCGGACCCAGGCCTCGGCCCTTGGTCCCGATGCAGTGGCGGGCACGGTGGAAGAGATCCTGCGCTTTGACCCGGCGCTGCACATGTTCACGCGGTATTGCTACGCCGAGGTCGAGGTGATGGGCCAGACCTTCCAGCGTGGTGATCGGGTCGGGCTGCTGCTGGCCGCAGCGAACCGCGATCCGGGGGCATGGGACCGGCCCGCGCAGTTCCTGCCCGGGCGACCCACCCGGCCAAACGTCAGCTTCGGCGCGGGGCTGCATTTCTGCGTCGGCGCCCCCTTGGCACGGCTTGAGCTGCAGATCGCCCTGCCGATCCTGTTTGCGCGGCATCCAAGCTTACAGCTGGCCGCCCCGCCGCAGTATGGCGACGTCTACCATTTTCATGGCCTGAAAGAACTTCTCGTCACCACCGGATCTGATTGA
- a CDS encoding Lrp/AsnC family transcriptional regulator: MAAQLDDLDRKILSELQTDAEQSLDEIARKVGSSKTPVWNRIRRMREQGVITRTTAILDPEALGLEACFFVLIRTSEHEADWQRKFLKALKERPEVLEAHRLAGDIDYILKVRVKNARAYDTFYQALISEVRIYNVTALLSMEEIKSTTVLPL; this comes from the coding sequence ATGGCGGCCCAATTGGACGATCTGGACCGGAAAATCCTGTCCGAACTGCAAACCGACGCCGAACAGTCCCTGGACGAGATTGCGCGCAAGGTCGGCTCGTCAAAGACCCCGGTGTGGAACCGCATCCGCCGCATGCGCGAACAGGGCGTGATCACCCGAACGACCGCGATCCTCGACCCCGAGGCTTTGGGGCTTGAGGCCTGCTTCTTCGTCCTGATCCGCACGTCGGAGCATGAGGCGGACTGGCAGCGCAAGTTCCTGAAGGCCCTGAAGGAGCGTCCCGAGGTGCTGGAAGCGCACCGGTTGGCGGGGGATATCGATTACATCCTGAAAGTGCGCGTCAAGAATGCCCGGGCCTATGACACCTTCTATCAGGCGCTGATTTCCGAAGTGCGGATCTACAACGTGACGGCACTCCTGAGCATGGAAGAGATCAAATCGACCACCGTCCTGCCGCTTTGA
- a CDS encoding lytic transglycosylase domain-containing protein, which yields MPGFTCKSAQEFGAGLFLALAVSGAATAEGLKLTGSTKSRTALFESQSRLIDDKLSKQYSGSVKLTPKYKEGEAAAEATPAYRGSYRGEYLEVAKAAARKHGVPEDLFLRLVQQESGWNAVAVSHKGAKGLAQLMPDTAEILGVDINDPKANLDGGARYLRMMYDKFGSWKLALAAYNAGPGAVEEHDGIPPYAETENYVLAILG from the coding sequence GTGCCGGGTTTCACATGCAAAAGCGCGCAGGAATTTGGCGCAGGGCTTTTTCTGGCCTTGGCGGTCAGCGGCGCTGCCACTGCCGAAGGGCTGAAGCTGACAGGTTCGACCAAATCCCGCACGGCGCTTTTTGAATCCCAGTCCCGGCTCATCGACGACAAGCTTTCCAAGCAATACAGCGGTTCGGTCAAGCTTACGCCCAAGTACAAGGAAGGTGAGGCCGCGGCCGAAGCGACGCCCGCCTATCGTGGCAGCTACCGTGGCGAATATCTTGAGGTGGCCAAGGCCGCCGCCCGCAAACATGGCGTGCCGGAAGACCTGTTCCTGCGGCTGGTGCAACAGGAAAGCGGCTGGAACGCCGTGGCGGTCAGCCACAAGGGGGCCAAGGGGCTTGCCCAGCTGATGCCCGACACGGCCGAGATTCTTGGCGTCGACATCAATGACCCCAAGGCCAATCTGGACGGCGGCGCGCGCTATCTGCGGATGATGTATGACAAGTTCGGCAGCTGGAAGCTGGCCCTTGCCGCCTACAACGCCGGACCCGGAGCCGTCGAAGAACACGACGGCATCCCTCCCTATGCCGAGACGGAAAACTACGTCCTGGCAATTCTGGGCTAG
- the tpiA gene encoding triose-phosphate isomerase: MKKLAAGNWKMNGTAAALDEVRALIAAHPAPGCEMLLCPPATLVARMAEAAHGSALLVGGQDCHPKASGAHTGDISADMLKDAGASHVIVGHSERRADHGETDALVRAKAEAAIAAGLVAVVCIGETEAERDAGQTLAVIGGQLDGSLPAGANARTLVVAYEPVWAIGTGRTPTLAEIAEVHAFLRDRLRGRIGAEADGVRLLYGGSVKPSNAAEIFAVPHVDGALVGGASLKAADFGAIVAALSA; this comes from the coding sequence ATGAAAAAGCTCGCCGCCGGAAACTGGAAGATGAACGGGACCGCTGCCGCGCTGGACGAGGTGCGGGCGCTGATCGCCGCGCACCCTGCCCCGGGCTGTGAGATGCTGCTCTGCCCACCCGCCACGCTGGTGGCGCGGATGGCAGAGGCGGCGCACGGCAGTGCCCTTCTGGTCGGCGGGCAGGATTGCCACCCGAAGGCCAGCGGCGCGCATACGGGCGACATCTCGGCCGACATGCTGAAGGACGCAGGCGCCAGCCATGTGATCGTTGGCCATTCCGAACGCCGCGCCGATCATGGCGAAACCGACGCCCTTGTGCGCGCCAAGGCCGAAGCCGCGATTGCTGCCGGGCTGGTGGCGGTGGTCTGCATCGGCGAGACCGAGGCGGAACGTGACGCCGGGCAGACGCTGGCGGTGATTGGCGGACAGTTGGACGGGTCGCTCCCTGCGGGGGCCAACGCCCGGACGCTGGTGGTCGCTTACGAGCCGGTCTGGGCTATCGGCACCGGCCGCACCCCCACCCTGGCCGAGATTGCCGAGGTCCACGCCTTCCTGCGCGACCGGCTGCGCGGGCGGATTGGGGCCGAGGCTGACGGGGTGCGCCTCCTCTACGGCGGGTCGGTCAAGCCGTCCAACGCGGCCGAGATCTTTGCCGTGCCGCATGTGGACGGCGCGCTTGTCGGCGGGGCCAGCCTGAAGGCCGCCGATTTCGGGGCCATCGTGGCGGCCCTGTCTGCCTGA
- a CDS encoding ABC transporter ATP-binding protein, with product MADSSTAWDPSKPILEIENLSISFFTRLREIPAVMDFSCTVMAGEAMGLVGESGCGKSTVALAVMRDLGKNGKIVAGTIKFKGRDLTHMGDEELRHIRGSEIAMIYQEPMASLNPAMKIGAQLAEVPMIHSGMSKDEAWKLARQIVADVRLPDPDRIINAYPHQLSGGQQQRIVIAMALMAKPALLILDEPTTALDVTVEAGIVDLVKDLGEKYGTSMLFISHNLGLVMDVCDRICVMYSGEAVETGAVTEVFDVMRHPYTQALFRSIPLPGADKNARPLISIPGNFPLPHERPPGCNFGPRCDYFQKGRCDATEIPMDPVPGGDRHATRCLRWSEIDWDAPPAKRAVKAKAPIGEVVLKMEDLKKYYDVSSGAFGGGTMKVVKANESLSFEAREGETLAIVGESGCGKSTFAKVLMGLETATSGSIMLFDENVQSTPIQKRNTDTVSSVQMVFQNPFDTLNPSMNVGRQIIRALEIFRYGKSDQDRQDRMLELLDLVKLPRAFADRMPRQLSGGQKQRVGIARAFAGGAKVVVADEPVSALDVSVQAAVTDLLMDIQRENRTTLLFISHDLSIVRYLSDRVMVMYLGHVVEMGTTDQVFQPPYHPYTEALLSAVPIADTKVVRKRIVLEGDIPSAVNPPPGCPFQTRCRWKSQVSPAGLCDREMPPVKTLDGGHQIKCHLTTEQLAQMEPVIKVAAE from the coding sequence ATGGCTGACTCCAGCACCGCTTGGGACCCGTCCAAACCGATCCTCGAAATCGAGAACCTCTCGATCAGCTTCTTCACCCGCTTGCGCGAAATCCCGGCGGTGATGGATTTCTCCTGCACCGTCATGGCGGGTGAGGCGATGGGGCTGGTCGGCGAATCCGGCTGCGGCAAGTCAACCGTGGCGCTGGCCGTGATGCGCGACCTTGGGAAGAACGGCAAGATCGTTGCGGGCACAATCAAGTTCAAGGGCCGCGACCTGACGCATATGGGCGATGAGGAATTGCGCCATATCCGCGGGTCCGAGATCGCGATGATCTATCAGGAACCGATGGCCTCGCTGAACCCGGCGATGAAGATCGGCGCGCAGCTGGCCGAAGTGCCGATGATTCATTCCGGCATGTCGAAGGATGAGGCGTGGAAACTGGCCCGCCAGATCGTGGCTGACGTCCGCCTGCCCGACCCCGACCGGATCATCAACGCCTATCCGCACCAGCTTTCGGGCGGCCAGCAGCAACGCATCGTCATCGCCATGGCGCTGATGGCGAAGCCCGCGCTCCTGATCCTGGACGAACCCACCACTGCGCTGGACGTGACGGTGGAGGCGGGGATCGTCGATCTGGTCAAGGACCTGGGCGAGAAATACGGCACCTCCATGCTGTTCATCAGCCACAACCTTGGGCTGGTGATGGATGTCTGCGACCGCATCTGCGTGATGTATTCCGGCGAGGCGGTGGAAACCGGGGCCGTCACCGAAGTCTTCGACGTCATGCGCCACCCCTATACGCAGGCGCTGTTCCGTTCCATCCCGCTTCCCGGCGCTGACAAGAACGCGCGGCCGCTGATTTCCATTCCCGGCAACTTCCCCCTGCCCCATGAACGGCCGCCCGGTTGCAACTTCGGCCCGCGCTGTGACTATTTCCAGAAGGGTCGCTGCGATGCGACCGAGATCCCGATGGACCCGGTCCCCGGTGGCGACCGCCACGCCACGCGCTGCCTGCGGTGGAGCGAGATCGACTGGGACGCCCCGCCCGCCAAACGCGCGGTCAAGGCGAAAGCCCCGATTGGCGAGGTCGTCCTGAAGATGGAGGACCTGAAGAAATACTACGACGTGTCCTCGGGCGCGTTTGGCGGCGGCACCATGAAGGTGGTCAAGGCGAACGAAAGCCTCAGCTTCGAAGCGCGTGAGGGGGAAACACTGGCCATCGTCGGCGAATCCGGCTGCGGCAAGTCGACCTTCGCCAAGGTCTTGATGGGGCTGGAGACGGCGACCTCGGGCTCCATCATGCTGTTTGACGAAAACGTGCAGTCGACCCCGATCCAGAAGCGCAACACGGATACAGTGTCCTCGGTGCAGATGGTGTTCCAGAACCCCTTCGACACGCTGAATCCGTCGATGAACGTGGGGCGCCAGATCATCCGCGCGCTAGAGATCTTCCGCTACGGCAAATCGGATCAGGACCGTCAGGACCGGATGCTGGAGCTTCTGGATCTGGTGAAGCTGCCCCGCGCCTTTGCCGACCGGATGCCGCGCCAATTGTCGGGCGGGCAGAAGCAGCGCGTCGGCATCGCCCGCGCCTTTGCCGGTGGGGCGAAGGTCGTGGTGGCGGATGAGCCGGTGTCAGCGCTGGACGTGTCGGTGCAGGCCGCTGTGACCGACCTGCTGATGGACATCCAGCGCGAGAACCGCACGACGCTTCTGTTTATCAGCCATGACCTGTCCATCGTCCGCTACCTGTCGGACCGGGTGATGGTGATGTACCTTGGCCATGTGGTCGAGATGGGCACGACCGATCAGGTCTTCCAGCCGCCATACCACCCCTATACCGAGGCGCTTTTGTCCGCCGTGCCGATTGCCGATACCAAGGTGGTGCGCAAGCGGATCGTGCTGGAGGGTGACATCCCTTCGGCCGTGAACCCGCCGCCCGGATGCCCGTTCCAGACGCGGTGCCGCTGGAAATCCCAGGTCAGCCCGGCTGGTCTGTGCGACCGCGAAATGCCACCTGTAAAGACGCTGGACGGGGGGCATCAGATCAAATGCCACCTCACGACCGAGCAGCTTGCGCAGATGGAACCGGTGATCAAGGTCGCGGCGGAATGA
- the ssb gene encoding single-stranded DNA-binding protein translates to MAGSVNKVIIVGNLGRDPEVRSFGNGGKVVNLRIATSETWRDKQSGERKERTEWHSVAIYNEALGKIAEQYLKKGSTVYIEGQLETRKWQDQSGADRYTTEVVLRQFRGELTLLGGRDGGSGGGGGGGYDDRGGYDDSSQGGGFGGGSQGGRGGSGGGSGGSSGGGGRSDMDDEIPF, encoded by the coding sequence ATGGCGGGGTCGGTCAACAAGGTCATCATCGTGGGCAACCTCGGCCGTGACCCCGAGGTGCGCAGCTTTGGAAATGGCGGCAAAGTGGTGAACCTGCGGATTGCGACGTCCGAGACCTGGCGCGACAAACAGTCCGGAGAACGCAAGGAGCGTACCGAGTGGCACTCGGTCGCGATCTACAACGAAGCTTTGGGCAAGATCGCCGAACAGTATCTGAAGAAAGGCTCAACCGTCTATATCGAGGGCCAGCTTGAAACCCGCAAATGGCAGGACCAGTCCGGCGCCGACCGCTACACGACCGAAGTGGTCTTGCGCCAGTTTCGGGGGGAACTCACGCTGCTGGGTGGTCGTGACGGCGGGTCGGGCGGTGGCGGCGGCGGTGGCTATGACGATCGGGGTGGCTATGATGACAGCAGTCAGGGTGGCGGCTTTGGCGGCGGGTCGCAGGGCGGTCGTGGTGGGTCCGGCGGCGGGTCGGGCGGCAGCTCAGGTGGCGGCGGGCGGTCCGACATGGATGACGAGATTCCGTTCTGA
- a CDS encoding DUF2849 domain-containing protein, whose amino-acid sequence MSRRFTPKVVTANLLREGDVVYLTADDRWSPHHHEAELIEDEAHAQMRLLHASAQKLLVVGAYLADAKAGAHGPEPTHFREAFRTRGPSNYPHGKQADLV is encoded by the coding sequence ATGAGCCGCCGTTTCACCCCGAAGGTCGTCACCGCAAACCTGCTGCGCGAAGGCGATGTGGTCTATCTGACCGCCGATGACCGCTGGTCACCCCACCACCACGAGGCCGAGCTGATCGAGGATGAAGCCCACGCCCAGATGCGGCTCCTCCATGCCTCGGCCCAGAAACTGCTTGTGGTCGGGGCCTATCTCGCCGATGCGAAAGCCGGGGCGCATGGCCCGGAGCCGACCCATTTCCGCGAGGCGTTCCGCACCCGCGGCCCGTCGAACTATCCCCACGGCAAGCAAGCCGATCTGGTGTAG
- a CDS encoding nitrite/sulfite reductase encodes MYSYSDFDEAFVRARVAQFTQQVERRLDGSLTEEEFRPLRLMNGLYLQLHAYMLRVAIPYGSLNPGQMRQLAHIADTWDKGYGHFTTRQNIQFNWPKLPDVPAILQALADVEMHAIQTSGNCVRNVTADHFAGAAADEIADPRPYAELLRQWSTDHPEFQFLPRKFKIAITGSPNDRAVTRAHDIGLRMVRNAAGQPGFEVMVGGGLGRTPMIGVTVREFLPEADLLPYVEAVLSVYNTLGRRDNKYKARIKITVHETGAEEITRMIEARFAELRPLFGGNDQKLLADIREAFAPPAFRNAPTDAYDAFHSADPVFRAWADTNLTAHRNAQYAIVTISLKAHGETPGDATSAQMRLMADLAEKYGHSDLRISHEQNVILPHVHKSDLPTLHAALMQAGLATANVGLLSDIIACPGMDYCALATARSIPVAQELATHFEALKLEHEIGPLKIKISGCINACGHHHVGHIGILGLDRAGVENYQITLGGDGTETAVIGDKTGPGFAYTEIVPAIERILRAYLALRLEPSETFLQAFRRVGMDPFKVALYETEGAQDAA; translated from the coding sequence ATGTATTCCTATTCCGACTTCGACGAAGCTTTCGTGCGCGCCCGCGTCGCCCAGTTCACCCAGCAGGTCGAACGCCGCCTTGACGGCAGCCTGACGGAGGAAGAGTTCCGTCCCCTGCGGCTGATGAACGGCCTTTATCTGCAGCTGCATGCCTACATGCTGCGGGTGGCGATCCCTTACGGCTCGCTGAACCCCGGCCAGATGCGCCAGCTTGCCCATATCGCCGACACTTGGGACAAGGGCTATGGCCACTTCACCACCCGGCAGAACATCCAGTTCAACTGGCCGAAACTGCCCGACGTGCCCGCGATCCTGCAGGCTCTCGCGGATGTGGAGATGCACGCCATCCAGACCTCGGGCAACTGCGTGCGGAACGTGACCGCCGACCATTTCGCCGGAGCCGCCGCCGATGAAATCGCCGACCCTCGGCCTTACGCGGAACTGCTCCGCCAGTGGTCCACCGACCACCCGGAGTTTCAGTTCCTGCCGCGCAAGTTCAAGATCGCCATCACCGGCAGCCCGAATGACCGCGCCGTGACGCGCGCCCATGACATCGGCCTGCGGATGGTCCGCAATGCTGCTGGTCAGCCGGGCTTTGAAGTGATGGTCGGTGGCGGCCTTGGCCGGACCCCGATGATCGGTGTGACGGTGCGGGAGTTTCTGCCGGAAGCCGACCTGCTGCCGTATGTCGAGGCGGTGCTTTCCGTCTACAACACGCTTGGCCGCCGCGACAACAAGTACAAGGCGCGGATCAAGATCACCGTGCATGAGACCGGGGCCGAAGAGATCACCCGGATGATCGAAGCCCGCTTCGCCGAGCTTCGCCCGCTCTTTGGCGGCAACGACCAGAAACTGCTAGCCGACATCCGTGAGGCGTTTGCGCCCCCCGCCTTCCGCAATGCGCCGACCGACGCCTACGACGCCTTCCACAGCGCCGACCCTGTGTTCCGCGCCTGGGCTGACACCAACCTGACCGCCCATCGCAACGCGCAATATGCCATCGTCACGATCAGCCTCAAGGCGCATGGCGAAACCCCCGGCGATGCGACCAGTGCCCAGATGCGGCTGATGGCTGACCTGGCCGAGAAGTACGGGCACAGCGACCTGCGGATCAGCCATGAACAGAACGTCATCCTGCCGCATGTCCACAAGTCTGACCTCCCGACCCTGCATGCGGCGCTGATGCAGGCCGGGCTGGCAACGGCCAACGTGGGCCTCTTGTCCGACATCATCGCCTGCCCCGGCATGGATTACTGCGCGCTGGCGACGGCCCGGTCGATCCCCGTCGCGCAGGAACTGGCCACGCATTTTGAGGCGTTGAAGCTGGAGCATGAGATTGGCCCCCTGAAGATCAAGATCTCGGGCTGCATCAACGCTTGCGGGCATCACCATGTGGGCCATATCGGGATTCTGGGGCTGGACCGGGCGGGGGTGGAAAACTACCAGATCACCCTTGGCGGCGACGGCACGGAAACCGCGGTGATTGGTGACAAGACCGGCCCCGGCTTTGCCTATACCGAGATTGTCCCGGCCATCGAACGCATCCTGCGGGCCTATCTTGCCCTGCGGCTGGAGCCGTCCGAGACCTTCCTGCAAGCCTTCCGCCGCGTGGGGATGGACCCGTTCAAGGTGGCACTCTACGAGACTGAAGGCGCGCAAGATGCCGCGTGA
- a CDS encoding DMT family transporter encodes MTVLTPTARRSLLTANLFCLASMVIWAAGLPAADLIIPHMPPVALTAGRATLAAAVLLPIWWLLEGRGAVLGADWAMGAWVGFVTLGLASFFVIIALQFNDPVTVAIVTAVMPVAGILLECLADKRPFTRALALGLLLSVAGGLIAVSGSEGSVDFGVGVLAALASVLCYTWGSRETVRALPDLSPLGRSAITVTGCAVVALLAALGDGVLRDQWPDWQAIGIPEFTGLAIFGIGSMAISQLLWIISVGRIGIGAASMHMNAVPFYVMLMVFTLGGPWNWAQTFGAVIVVTGALVAQGLIGRQR; translated from the coding sequence ATGACAGTCCTTACCCCCACCGCGCGGCGGTCGCTGCTGACGGCCAATCTGTTCTGCCTCGCCTCGATGGTGATCTGGGCGGCGGGGCTGCCTGCGGCGGACCTGATCATTCCCCACATGCCGCCTGTTGCATTGACCGCCGGGCGGGCCACGCTGGCGGCGGCGGTCCTGCTGCCGATCTGGTGGCTGCTGGAGGGGCGCGGTGCAGTGCTTGGGGCCGACTGGGCGATGGGGGCCTGGGTGGGTTTCGTCACCCTGGGGCTGGCCTCGTTCTTCGTGATCATCGCGCTGCAGTTCAATGACCCGGTCACCGTCGCCATCGTGACCGCCGTGATGCCGGTGGCCGGGATCCTGCTGGAATGTCTGGCCGACAAACGCCCCTTTACCCGGGCGCTGGCCTTGGGGCTGCTTCTGTCGGTGGCCGGCGGCCTGATCGCCGTCAGCGGCAGCGAGGGCAGCGTCGATTTCGGCGTGGGCGTGCTGGCGGCGCTCGCCTCGGTCCTGTGCTACACGTGGGGCAGCCGCGAGACGGTACGCGCCCTGCCAGACCTGTCCCCGCTTGGCCGCAGCGCCATCACGGTGACCGGATGCGCCGTGGTGGCCCTGCTGGCAGCGCTTGGGGATGGGGTCTTGCGCGACCAGTGGCCCGACTGGCAGGCCATCGGCATACCCGAGTTCACGGGTCTTGCGATCTTCGGCATCGGGTCGATGGCGATCAGCCAGCTTTTGTGGATCATCTCGGTCGGGCGGATCGGCATTGGCGCTGCCTCCATGCACATGAACGCCGTGCCGTTCTATGTCATGCTGATGGTGTTCACCCTTGGCGGGCCGTGGAATTGGGCCCAGACCTTTGGCGCGGTGATCGTGGTGACCGGCGCCTTGGTGGCGCAGGGACTGATCGGACGGCAAAGGTAG
- a CDS encoding HesB/IscA family protein, with product MFGIPGKAAVTLTPAATRQIARLMERQGSSGLRIGVKKGGCAGMEYTMDYVSSVNPLDEVVEQDGARVMIAPMAQMFLIGTEIDYEAGLLEAGFKFRNPNVAEACGCGESIKFKDAPAA from the coding sequence ATGTTCGGCATTCCCGGCAAGGCCGCCGTTACCCTTACCCCCGCCGCCACACGGCAGATCGCCCGCCTGATGGAACGTCAGGGGTCGTCGGGCTTGCGCATTGGCGTCAAGAAGGGCGGCTGCGCGGGGATGGAATACACGATGGACTACGTGTCTTCGGTCAATCCGCTGGACGAGGTGGTGGAACAGGACGGCGCGCGCGTCATGATCGCGCCGATGGCGCAGATGTTCCTGATCGGCACCGAGATCGACTATGAAGCCGGGCTGCTGGAAGCGGGCTTCAAGTTCCGCAATCCGAACGTGGCCGAGGCTTGCGGCTGCGGGGAATCAATCAAGTTCAAGGATGCTCCTGCCGCTTGA